Sequence from the Lysobacter capsici genome:
GGTGCTCGGCATCGTGCCGACCCAGGACACCCTGGTGTTCGAGCGGTTCTTCGACGAATCCGGCGGCACCCAGCTGGTGATCCATTCGCCGTACGGCAGTCGCATCAACCGCGCCTGGGGCCTGGCGCTGCGCAAACGCTTCTGCCGCAAGTTCAATTTCGAACTGCAGGCCGCCGCGACCGAGGACGCGATCGTGCTGTCGCTGTCGACCAGCCACAGCTTCCCGCTCGAAGACGTCGCGCGTTACCTGCATTCGGCCTCGGCGCTGGACGTGTTGATTCAGGCGCTGCTCGACGCGCCGTTGTTCGCGGTGCGCTGGCGCTGGAACGCGACCACCTCGCTGGCCTTGCCGCGATTCGTCGGCGGGCGCAAGGTCGCGCCGCAACTGCAGCGGATGAAGAGCGAGGATCTGCTGGCGACGGTGTTTCCCGATCAGGTCGCCTGCGCGGAAAATCTGGTCGGCGAGCGCGAAGTGCCCGACCATCCGCTGGTCGAACAGACCTTGCAGGACTGTCTGTACGAAGCGATGGACAGCGCCGGCTGGCTGCGCATGCTGCGACGCCTGGAAGCGGGCGAGGTGCGGGTGATCGGACGCGACGTCACCGGCCCGTCGCCGATCGCGGCCGAGGCGCTCAACGCCAAGCCCTACGCCTTCCTCGACGATGCGCCGCTGGAGGAACGCCGCACCCAGGCGGTGATGGCGCGGCGTTACGCCGAAGCCGACAGCGCCGACGATCTGGGCCGGCTCGATCCGGAGGCCATCGACGCGGTGCGCGCCGAGGCCTGGCCGGAAGCGCGCGACCCCGACGAAATGCACGAAGCGTTGATGGGCCTGGGTTACGTCACCGTCGACGAAGCGGCGGCCAATGCCTGGACCGATTGGCTGGGCGCGCTCGTGGCCGACGGCCGCGCCACCGCCTTGCGCCTGCGCGCCGACGACCCGGCGCCGTCGTGGTGGGTCGCGACCGAAACCCTGCCGCAGGCCCGCGCGATCTTCGCCGACGCCATCGCCGAACCGGCGGTCGAAGTGCCGCGCGAATACGCGCAAGTGCAGTGGGGCGCCGAAGACGCGCTGATCGATCTGCTGCGCTCGCGCCTGACCGGGCTGGGCCCGACCACGATCGCCGCGTTGGCGCGCGACAGCCGGCGTGAATCGGGTGAAATCGAACTCGCCCTGCTGCGGCTGGAGCAGGAAGGCTATGTGATGCGCGGCCGTTTCAGCCGCGCCAGCCTGCTCGCCGGCGAGGAAGAATGGTGCGAACGCCATCTGCTCGCGCGTATCCATCGCTACACGGTCGGACGCCTGCGTCGCGAGATCGAACCGGTCGCGCCACGCGATTACGCGCGCTTTCTGTTCGATTGGCAGCACCTGTCCAAGCCCACCCGCATGAGCGGCCCGCAGGCGCTGCGCACGGTGCTGGAACAACTCGAAGGTTATGAAGCGCCGGCATCGGTCTGGGAAAGCGAACTGCTGCCGTCGCGCATCGGCGACTACGATTCGGCCTGGCTCGACGAGCTATGCACCGCCGGACGGGTGACCTGGGCGCGGCTGCGTCCGAACGCCGGCGGCACCGACCCGAGCGCGCCGCAAGGCGTGCCGAGCGTGCGCCAGACCCCGATCGTGCTGCTGCCGCGCCGCGCGCTGGCCGACTGGAGCCTGAGCGCGGTGCGCAACACCGATCCCGCGCCGGTGTCCTCGCGTGCGCAGCGGGTGCTCGCCGCATTGGAATCGCGCGGCGCCTCGTTCTTCGACGAGCTCGAACATTCAGCGCATCTGCTGCGCACCGAACTGGAAGAAGCGCTCGGCGAACTGGTGACCCGCGGCCGCATCACCTGCGACAGCTTCGCCGGTCTGCGCGCCTTGCTGGTGCCGCCGTCCAAGCGCGCCTCGGCGCACGGCAGCCGGCGGCGTCGGGCGATGCTGACCGATCTGCAGGACGCCGGACGTTGGTCGCTGACCCGGCCGCTCGACGCATCGGCCGAGCCGACGACCGCCACACCGGCGCAGACCGCGGCGCGCAACACCGAGGCGACCGAACACATCGCCTGGCGCCTGCTCGAACGCTACGGCGTGGTGTTCTGGCGGCTGATCCAGCGCGAGGCGGCGTGGTTGCCGCCGTGGCGCGATCTGCTGCGGGTGTACCGGCGTCTGGAAGCGCGCGGCGAAATCCGCGGCGGCCGTTTCATCAGCGGCATGACCGGCGAGCAGTACGCGCTGCCCGATGCGGTCAACGCCTTGCGCCAGGTTCGCCAGCGCGAGCACAGCGGCGAGGTGATCTGCATTTCCGCCGCCGATCCGCTCAACCTCACCGGCAGCGTGCTGGCCGGCGCCAAGGTGCCGCGCATTCCCGGCGCGCGCATCGCCTTCCGCGACGGCGTCGCGGTGGCGAGCCTGCTGGCCGGGCAGGTGGAGGAAATCGAAAGCCTGCCGGCGGACGCGCAACGCGAGGTGCACCGCCTGCTGATGCGCCGCCCCGGCAGCGCCGCGGCGGCCGCGGAGTCGACCATCGACGAGGTGCTGCGCAATCTGGGGCGGACCTAGCCCGATCGCCTGTCGTCGCATTGTCTCGCCGCATTGCGGGCAAGCACGCGGCGGTCGCGCATCTTCTCGCGCATTTACTTGCGCGATTGCTTTATGACTCGGGTTGATCGCGCCGGTCCGACCAACGGCATGGGCCGCGTTCATCGCAAGCGCGCATTCGTCGGGCGCGCATATCGCTCGCGCCTCCGGTTAAGCCCGCGTGTTCGACGGATGAATCTCAGGTTAGACGGCCGCGTCGCAGCTTCGGTGTTGCGCCGGTGTGAGCGCGCCGTGTTGCGTCGATGCGCCGCCGCGGAATTGCGTCACAGTTAACGACTGAATGCTTCATCGGCTTCGCGTTACGACGCTCTGCGCCCCAGGCAGCTTGATGAACGAAAGCGCAATCGCGCGTAATCGCACTGACGCAGTCTTCGCATGCGCAAGTGGCAAGGTACGGCACACAGCGATTCACGCAGCGCGCCATCGATGTCGCCGATCCAGCGAACGCCGCGCGCTCCTCGCGATTCAATGCAGCCCGTCCATGCAGCTCGCTCCCGCAGCTCGTCATCGGTCGCCTGCGCCCCGTCCGTCAAGAGGATTCGATCATGCCCGTCGACAATTACCGAACCAGCGATTCCGAATCGTCCGCTTTGAACGTCACCGCGCAGGCTTCCGTCGACGCGTCGTGCCTGGCCGCAGGGTCCACCGGCTCGATGCTGGCGCACGATGTCGTCGACATGGATTCGGAGCTGCTGTATTGGCGCGGCCAGTATCGTGTCCTGGTCGATCGTCCCGGATTGCGCTACAGCGACTACGAACCGGCGGTGAAACTCGGCCTGGACGCCTACATGCGTTCGCACGGCCGCGGTTTGCGCGAAATGGAGGAGGACCTGATCCGCTGCTACAAGCGGGTACGCGGCGTGTCGAAACTCGATTGGGACGAAGCCCGGCCGATGGTCGAAGCGGCCTGGCATCGCCTGGAACAACGCGATCGGCTGCGTCCGCGCCGCAGTCACCACGCATGAGCCTGCGCCACGCCTTCGAGCGCGGCGCGAAGGCCGCGGCGCGGTTCACCGGCCATCCGACCTGCTTCGGACTCGCGGTCGGCGTGGTGCTGGCGTGGGTGGTGTCCGGTCCGCTGTTCGGTTTCAGCGATACCTGGCAACTGGTGATCAATACCGGCACGACCATCATCACCTTCCTGATGGTGTTCCTGATCCAGAACTCGCAGAACCGCGACTCCGCCGCGGTGCAGATCAAGCTCGACGAACTGATCCGCGCGGTGCGCCGCGCCGACAACACCTTGCTGGACATGGAGGAACTCGACGAGGCCACGCTGGAACAGTTCCGCAACCGTTACGAAGCGCTGGCGAAGAAAGCGCGCGACGGCGGGGCGAGGGCGGCCTGCGAGGATCCTTCGTTCGGCATGGACGACGACGGCGATCGCGACGCTCCGCCGCGGTCCGATCAACAAGGCGCCGACCCGCGCGATCGCGACGGCGACCGCCGTTCCAACACCCAAGACGAGGTTTGACCATGGCCCGCCCGATCTGGACCGGTACCCTGTCGTTCGGCCTGCTCAATATCCCGGTCAAGCTGATGACCGGCGAGCGCCGCGTCGACCTGCATTTCCGCATGCTCGACAGCCGCAACAAGGCGCCGATCCGCTACGAGCGGGTCAACGAGGAAACCGGCGAAGAGGTGCCGTGGAAGGAAATCGTCAAGGCGTTCGAATACGACAAGGGCAGCTATGTGGTGATCGAGGAGGCCGATATCGCCGCGGCCTCGCCGGACAACAAGGAGAGCGTCGACATCGACACCTTCGTCGACGCCGACTCGATCGGCGCGCAGTTCTTTGAGAAGCCCTACATCCTCGAGCCGGGCAAGAAAGCCGAGAAAGGCTATGTGCTGCTGCGCGAAGTGCTCAAGCGCAGCGGCAAGGTCGGGATCGGCCGGGTGGTGATCCGCACCCGCGAATACCTGGCCGCGGTGATGCCGCACGGCGAAGCCTTGCTGTTGATGATCCTGCGCTACGCCCAGGAACTGGTCGATCCGGCCGACTACAAACTGCCCGAGGGCGGCTTGGCGAAGTGGAAGATCTCGCCGCGCGAGATCGACATGGCCGAGCAGTTGATCAAGTCGATGAGCAGCCAGTGGCAGCCCGACAGCTACAAGGACGACTTCCGTCAGCGCCTGCACAAGGTGATCGAGCAACGGGTCAAGTCGAAGAAGGTGGTGCGCGGCAAGGACACCGACGACGCCAAGCTGCCCGAGAACGCGGCGACCAACGTCATCGACTTCGCCGAGCTGCTCAGGCGCAGCCTGAGCAAGAAGAGCGGTAGCGCTCAGGCCGCGCCGGCGCAGGCGGGCAAGAAAACCGCGAAGAAGGCGGCGAAGAAGACCGCGCGCAAGGCGCCGGCCAAGAAACGCGCACGCAAGTCGGCTTGAGGCCGTGAGTAGCGTCCGCCGCGTGGACCGCCGTCGATGAGCCTGCGCGACTATGTGCGCAAACGCCGGCTCGACGCGACTCCTGAGCCCGGAGTCGAGCGGGCGAACACCAAGCCGGGCGCGAAATCGCGGCACAGCCGCGCGCAACCCATTTTCGTAGTGCAGCTGCATCACGCCCGCGCCCGTCATTACGACTTCCGCCTGGAAGCCGACGGCGTGCTGAAGAGCTGGGCGGTGCCCAAGGGCCCGTCGCTGCGCGCCGGCGAACGCCGGCTAGCGGTCGAGGTCGAGGATCATCCGCTCGACTACGCCGGTTTCGAAGGCGATATCCCGCAGGGCCATTACGGCGCCGGCCATGTCGATATCTTCGATCGCGGCACCTGGCACAGCGACGGCGATGCGCTGGAACAGATCGCCGCGGGCAAGCTGGATTTCGAGCTCGACGGCGAGCGTTTGCGCGGCCGTTTCACTCTGGTCAGGACCAAGCCCTCGGGGCGGCAGCGGCAATGGCTGTTGATCAAGCGCAGCGACGAATATGTGCAGGACAGCGATGCCGATGCGATGGTCGAGGCGATGGGGGCGGGTGTCGACGCGGCCACTGGTTCCGCGCGTTCGCGCGGCGGGGCTCGGGCGACGACGAAGACAAGCAAGCGGGCCGCGAAAAAGTCGGCGATGAAAGCCGCCGCGAAGCCCGTCGATAAATCCTTGCAGACGGCAAGGGCGGCCAAGGCCAAGCCTGCCTCGAAGAGTTCTGTCGCGAAGGCTTCGGCCGCAAGCACCGACTGGCGCAAGCAAGCGCTGGCCTTGCCGGGCGCGGAGGTCGCGGCGATGCCGAAACAAATCGAACTGCAACTGGCGACGTTGCGCGAGCATCCGCCGGTCGGCGGCGACTGGCTGCACGAGATCAAATGGGACGGCTACCGCCTGATCGGGTATCGCCAACGCGCCACGCGCCTGGAATCGCGCAATCGCCTGGACTGGACCGGACGCTTCCCGGCCTTGGCCGAGGCGGTGGACGCGCTGCCGCTGCGCAGCGCCATCCTGGACGGCGAATTGATCGCGCAAGACCGCGCCGGCCACAGCGATTTCGGCGAACTGCAGCGGCGGCTGGAAGCGGGGCAGGTCGATGCATTGCGCTACGTCGTGTTCGATCTGCTGTACCTGGACGGGATCGATCTGCGCGGCGCCGCGCAGTCGGCGCGTCGCGATCTGTTGCG
This genomic interval carries:
- a CDS encoding DEAD/DEAH box helicase, with product MVLDDFHPAVAAWFRAAFPAPTQAQELAWPNIRAGRNTLVAAPTGSGKTLTAFLAAIDELVREGLEHGLRDETAVVYVSPLKALSNDIHLNLEAPLAGIAEHLQRMGLADPGIRTAVRTGDTPAGERVAMRKRPPHILVTTPESLYVLMGSESGRAMLSTVRSVIVDEIHAVADDKRGSHLSLTLERLRGLCTKPPLRIGLSATQKPIIEVARFLVGSDAVDADGQPDCAIVDIGYAKQRDLALELPGSPLSAVMSHEQWDEVYERLAALVGEHRTTLVFVNTRRMAERAARHLADRLGKDVVAAHHGSLSRELRLDAEQRLKSGQLRVLVATASLELGIDIGDVDLVCQLGSPRAIAAFLQRVGRAGHHVGGVPKGRLFPQSRDDLVECAALLDSVRRGELDALQIPQAPLDVLAQQIVAEVAAQECSEDALYALVRGAWPYARLQRKDFDAVVRMLADGFTTRRGPRAAYIHRDAVNARLRARRGSRMTAVMSGGTIPDTGDYSVVLEPENHMIGNVNEDFAIESLAGDVFQLGNASYRILRVEPGRVRVEDAQGQPPNIPFWLGEAPGRSDELSASVSRLRGAVDALLGETAGASGAIDSGGAARKLGEQIDIDPESALQVVDYLGRTRQVLGIVPTQDTLVFERFFDESGGTQLVIHSPYGSRINRAWGLALRKRFCRKFNFELQAAATEDAIVLSLSTSHSFPLEDVARYLHSASALDVLIQALLDAPLFAVRWRWNATTSLALPRFVGGRKVAPQLQRMKSEDLLATVFPDQVACAENLVGEREVPDHPLVEQTLQDCLYEAMDSAGWLRMLRRLEAGEVRVIGRDVTGPSPIAAEALNAKPYAFLDDAPLEERRTQAVMARRYAEADSADDLGRLDPEAIDAVRAEAWPEARDPDEMHEALMGLGYVTVDEAAANAWTDWLGALVADGRATALRLRADDPAPSWWVATETLPQARAIFADAIAEPAVEVPREYAQVQWGAEDALIDLLRSRLTGLGPTTIAALARDSRRESGEIELALLRLEQEGYVMRGRFSRASLLAGEEEWCERHLLARIHRYTVGRLRREIEPVAPRDYARFLFDWQHLSKPTRMSGPQALRTVLEQLEGYEAPASVWESELLPSRIGDYDSAWLDELCTAGRVTWARLRPNAGGTDPSAPQGVPSVRQTPIVLLPRRALADWSLSAVRNTDPAPVSSRAQRVLAALESRGASFFDELEHSAHLLRTELEEALGELVTRGRITCDSFAGLRALLVPPSKRASAHGSRRRRAMLTDLQDAGRWSLTRPLDASAEPTTATPAQTAARNTEATEHIAWRLLERYGVVFWRLIQREAAWLPPWRDLLRVYRRLEARGEIRGGRFISGMTGEQYALPDAVNALRQVRQREHSGEVICISAADPLNLTGSVLAGAKVPRIPGARIAFRDGVAVASLLAGQVEEIESLPADAQREVHRLLMRRPGSAAAAAESTIDEVLRNLGRT
- a CDS encoding low affinity iron permease family protein, which codes for MSLRHAFERGAKAAARFTGHPTCFGLAVGVVLAWVVSGPLFGFSDTWQLVINTGTTIITFLMVFLIQNSQNRDSAAVQIKLDELIRAVRRADNTLLDMEELDEATLEQFRNRYEALAKKARDGGARAACEDPSFGMDDDGDRDAPPRSDQQGADPRDRDGDRRSNTQDEV
- a CDS encoding Ku protein, producing MARPIWTGTLSFGLLNIPVKLMTGERRVDLHFRMLDSRNKAPIRYERVNEETGEEVPWKEIVKAFEYDKGSYVVIEEADIAAASPDNKESVDIDTFVDADSIGAQFFEKPYILEPGKKAEKGYVLLREVLKRSGKVGIGRVVIRTREYLAAVMPHGEALLLMILRYAQELVDPADYKLPEGGLAKWKISPREIDMAEQLIKSMSSQWQPDSYKDDFRQRLHKVIEQRVKSKKVVRGKDTDDAKLPENAATNVIDFAELLRRSLSKKSGSAQAAPAQAGKKTAKKAAKKTARKAPAKKRARKSA